One window of the Melanotaenia boesemani isolate fMelBoe1 chromosome 14, fMelBoe1.pri, whole genome shotgun sequence genome contains the following:
- the bphl gene encoding valacyclovir hydrolase: MLFLLGRRLFNRGTHVKTAMTATQPYCSSVISGRQHVNGVDLYYEQTGRGKHAVLLLPGALGSSRTDFGPQLKSLNKELFTIVGWDPRGYGRSRPPDRDFPPDFFERDAKDAVDLMKMLGFGKFSLLGWSDGGITALIAAARNPDLINKMVVWGSNAFVSQDDLKLYSMVRDVSKWSARMRQPMEEVYGAEVFARTWEGWVDGIAQFAQRPEGSICMELLPLISCPTLIIHGEKDPMVPSFHPQYLLKHIKKSRLHLMPEGKHNLHLRYAEEFNKLVEDFLEE; encoded by the exons CTCATCTGTGATCTCTGGGAGGCAGCATGTTAACGGAGTAGATCTGTACTATGAACAAACTGGCAGAGGGAAACATGCtgtgttgctgcttcctggtgctCTGG GAAGCTCAAGGACCGATTTTGGTCCTCAGCTGAAATCTCTGAACAAGGAACTCTTCACCATCGTCGGCTGGGATCCCCGCGGTTATGGACGATCCCGTCCCCCTGACCGAGACTTCCCACCTGACTTCTTCGAGAGGGATGCGAAGGATGCAGTGGATCTGATGAAG ATGTTGGGCTTTGGCAAGTTTTCTCTGCTGGGTTGGAGTGATGGAGGAATCACTGCACTGATCGCAGCTGCAAGGAATCCCGACCTGATCAATAAGATGGTCGTTTGGGGGTCTAATGCTTTTGTTTCCCAAGACGATCTCAAGCTTTACAGCA TGGTCCGCGATGTCTCCAAGTGGAGTGCAAGGATGAGGCAGCCCATGGAGGAAGTGTACGGAGCAGAAGTCTTTGCTCGAACATGGGAAGGCTGGGTGGACGGAATTGCACAGTTTGCTCAGCGACCAGAAG gGAGTATCTGCATGGAGCTTCTACCCCTGATCAGCTGTCCAACCCTCATCATCCACGGAGAGAAAGACCCCATGGTGCCCAGCTTCCACCCTCAATACCTcctcaaacacataaaaaaatcacg GTTGCATTTAATGCCAGAAGGAAAACACAACCTCCACCTGAGGTATGCCGAGGAGTTCAACAAACTAGTTGAAGATTTTCTGGAAGAGTGA